GACGACCGGCGCGGCCAGCTCCCCGCTCGCGACCATGTCGTTGAACCGCTCACCGGCCTTGTCGCGCTCGCCGTAGCCGAGCCAGCAGATCCGGGCGGGCAGGCCCTGGAAGTGGACGCGTTCGCCGGCCATCGTGATCCAGCGGGCGAGGGACTCGTTCTCCGGGAAGAGGTCGAGGATCGCCTTGTCGGTCTTGGCGATGTCGGAGGCCTCGCCGGACAGGGCGGCCCAGCGGAAGGGGCCCTTGCCCTCGCAGAACAGCGGGCGGATGTAGGCCGGGACGAAGCCGGGGAAGGCGAAGGCGCGGTCGTATCCGGCGAGTTGGGCCTCGCCGCGGATGGAGTTGCCGTAGTCGAAGACCTCGGCGCCGGCGTCCATGAAGCCGACCATGGCCTCGACGTGCCGGGCCATGGACTCGCGGGCCCGGGTGGTGAAGCCGGCCGGGTCCTTGGCGGCGGCGTCGGCCATGTCCTCGAAGGCGACGCCGACCGGCAGGTAGGCCAACGGGTCGTGGGCGGAGGTCTGGTCGGTGACGATGTCGATCGGGGCGCCCTCGGCGAGCATCCGCGGGAGCAGCTCGGCGGCGTTGCCCAGGAGGCCGATGGACAGCGGCCTGCGCTGGTCGCGGGCCTCGGTGGCCAGCTGGAGCGCGTGGGCGAGGCTGTCGGCCTTCACATCCAGATAGCGGTGCTCGATACGGCGCTCGATGGCGCGCGGGTCGACGTCGATGCAGATCGCCACGCCGTCGTTCATCGTCACGGCGAGCGGCTGGGCGCCGCCCATGCCGCCGAGGCCTGCGGTCAGGGTGATGGTGCCGGCCAGCGTCCCGCCGAACTTCTTCGCGGCGACGGCGGCGAAGGTCTCGTAGGTGCCCTGGAGGATGCCCTGGGTGCCGATGTAGATCCAGGAGCCGGCGGTCATCTGCCCGTACATGGTCAGGCCGAGGTGTTCGAGGCGGCGGAACTCCTCCCAGTTAGCCCAGTCGCCGACGAGGTTGGAGTTGGCGATGAGGACGCGCGGGGCCCACTCGTGGGTCTGCATGACGCCGACGGGCCGGCCGGACTGGACCAGCATGGTCTCGTCCTGCTTCAGCCCTTGCAGCGTGCGCACCATCGCGTCGAAGGAGCGCCAGTCGCGGGCGGCCTTGCCGGTGCCGCCGTAGACGACGAGCTTGTCGGGGTGCTCGGCGACCTCGGGGTCGAGGTTGTTCCGCAGCATCCGCAGGGCGGCTTCCTGCTGCCATCCCAGGGCGCTCGGTTCCGTGCCGCGCGGCGCTCGGACAGGGCGTGGTCCTGACATGGTCTGCCTCCTGGGGGGTGCGTGGTGCTCCCGGCGGTGTGTTGCTGTGGCTATTCACATCCTGGACGTCTGAATAGAGCTAGTCAATACGTCGGGGCGTCGGCGCGGCGACGCCGTGGATGTTTGGCTGGATGCATGGGCGCACACATCGAGACGGCAGAGGCGGGCGACAGCGGGGCCCGGCGGGCGGCGCGGCGGGACGAGGCGGTGCGGGCCGCCGTGGAGCAAGGGCTGCTCGGGCCCGGCAGCCCCATCGTCGGGCTGCTGGACGTCACCGGCATCCGGGAGTCGGCGGCGGAGCTGCGGGCGGCGTTCGAGGCGGTGGTGGCGCCGGGGACGCCCGTGCTGCACGCCTTCGCGGTGAAGGCGACCCCGCTGGTGCCGGTCCTGCGGCTGCTGCGGGAGGAGGGCGTCGGCGCGGAGGTCGCGAGCCCGGGCGAGCTGGCCCTGGCGCGGGCGGCGGGCGTGCCGCCGGAGGCGACGGTGCTCGACTCGCCCGCGAAGACGCCGGCCGAGCTGCGCGAGGCGCTGTCCCTGGGCATCGCCGTCAACGCGGACAACCCCCAGGAGCTGGCCCGGATCGACGCCCTGATGCGGTCCTCGGCCAGCCGCTCTCCGCTGGGGATCCGGGTGAATCCGCAGGTCGGCGGGGGCTCCATCGAGGCGCTGTCCACGGCGACGGCCACCTCGAAGTTCGGGGTGGCGCTGCGTGACGAGGGGGCGCGGGAGTGGGTCGTCCGGGCGTATCTGGACCGGCCGTGGCTGACCCGGCTGCACGCGCACACCGGGTCCCAGGGCATTCCGCTGGCCCTGATGGCCCGGGGCGTGGCGGAGACGTACGCGCTCGCGGAGGAGATCAACCGGCGGGCCGGGCGGCGGCAGGTCGACACGCTCGACATCGGCGGCGGCCTGCCGGTGAACTTCGCGTCGGAGGAGACGGATCCGACCTACGCGCGGTACGCGCGGCTGCTGGCCGAGGAGGTGCCGGGGCTGCTCGACGGGCGGTACGGGCTGGTCACCGAGTTCGGGCGGTCACTGCTGGCCAAGCACGGGACGGTGGTGGCGCGGGTCGAGTACGCGAAGGCCTCCGGCGGGCGGGCGGTGGCGGTGACGCACGCCGGGGTGCAGGTGGCCGCGCGGACGGTGTACGCGCCGGGGAGCTGGCCGCTGCGGATCTCCGCGTACGACGCGAAGGGGCGGCCCAAGGAGGGGCCGGAGGTGGTGCAGGACGTCGCGGGACCGGCCTGTTTCGCGGGGGACCTGCTGGCGGAGGGGCGGTCCATGCCGCTGCTGGAGCAGGGGGATTACGCGGCGGCGCTGGACACCGGGGCGTATTACTTCGCCCATCACTACGGGTACAACTCGCTGGTGCGGCCCGGGGTGTACGGGTTCCTGCCGGGAGGGCGGTTCGCGGTGGTGCGGCGGGCGCAGACGGTGGGGGAGGTTGTTGCGGAGTCGGGTGGGGCGGAGGTGGACGCGTTGACGGGGGCGGGGTGGGAGGTTCCGTAGGTTTGCGGTCGGGTTCGGTGCGGTTCCGTAGGGTTTCGGCCTCGGGTGCGTCGTGGCTTGTCGCGCAGTTCCCCGCGCCCCTAAGGGCAACGCCGCGGGAAGGACCGCCGGACTCCGGCCTCGCGTGCGTGGGGGCTTGTCGCGCAGTTCCCCGCGCCCCTAGGGCATGCGCCGCCGTCGGATTGCAAGAGCGCCCAGCCACCACAGCGGGGCCGCTCCCGCCCGTACGACGACGGCCACTCGGGCCAGTCCCTGTCCTCCGCGCGTCACGTCCAGCCTCCGTCCGGTCTCCTCATCGTCGGGAGCCGTACGGTAGCGGCGGAACGTGAGACGAGTCTTAAGAAGCCCGCCCGTGCCGTCAGTCGACGAACAGGCCCCGCGCCGCCGCCTTCGTGTCGAACTCCTCGAGACGGGACTGGGCCTGG
The Streptomyces tuirus genome window above contains:
- the hutU gene encoding urocanate hydratase — encoded protein: MSGPRPVRAPRGTEPSALGWQQEAALRMLRNNLDPEVAEHPDKLVVYGGTGKAARDWRSFDAMVRTLQGLKQDETMLVQSGRPVGVMQTHEWAPRVLIANSNLVGDWANWEEFRRLEHLGLTMYGQMTAGSWIYIGTQGILQGTYETFAAVAAKKFGGTLAGTITLTAGLGGMGGAQPLAVTMNDGVAICIDVDPRAIERRIEHRYLDVKADSLAHALQLATEARDQRRPLSIGLLGNAAELLPRMLAEGAPIDIVTDQTSAHDPLAYLPVGVAFEDMADAAAKDPAGFTTRARESMARHVEAMVGFMDAGAEVFDYGNSIRGEAQLAGYDRAFAFPGFVPAYIRPLFCEGKGPFRWAALSGEASDIAKTDKAILDLFPENESLARWITMAGERVHFQGLPARICWLGYGERDKAGERFNDMVASGELAAPVVIGRDHLDCGSVASPYRETEAMLDGSDAIADWPLLNAMVNVASGASWVSIHHGGGVGMGRSIHAGQVTVADGTALAGEKIRRVLTNDPGMGVIRHVDAGYDIAESVAGERGVRVPMREGDQA
- a CDS encoding type III PLP-dependent enzyme domain-containing protein, producing MGAHIETAEAGDSGARRAARRDEAVRAAVEQGLLGPGSPIVGLLDVTGIRESAAELRAAFEAVVAPGTPVLHAFAVKATPLVPVLRLLREEGVGAEVASPGELALARAAGVPPEATVLDSPAKTPAELREALSLGIAVNADNPQELARIDALMRSSASRSPLGIRVNPQVGGGSIEALSTATATSKFGVALRDEGAREWVVRAYLDRPWLTRLHAHTGSQGIPLALMARGVAETYALAEEINRRAGRRQVDTLDIGGGLPVNFASEETDPTYARYARLLAEEVPGLLDGRYGLVTEFGRSLLAKHGTVVARVEYAKASGGRAVAVTHAGVQVAARTVYAPGSWPLRISAYDAKGRPKEGPEVVQDVAGPACFAGDLLAEGRSMPLLEQGDYAAALDTGAYYFAHHYGYNSLVRPGVYGFLPGGRFAVVRRAQTVGEVVAESGGAEVDALTGAGWEVP